The following coding sequences are from one Leptolyngbya sp. NIES-3755 window:
- a CDS encoding amine oxidase (similar to AA sequence:cyanobase_aa:LBDG_22570): protein MQSKSTRKVVSIGAGIGGLTAAALLAHRGYEVLVLDQALVPGGCASTFKRQGFTFDVGATQVAGLEPGGIHHRIFSELDIDLPDATDCDPACAVFLPGETGSIRVWRDPEKWQAERQKQFPGSEPFWQLLNDLFRYSWAFQSRDPVLPPRNVWDLWQLTKAVRPDTLLTLPHTFSTVGDALRGYGLGSDRRLKTFLDLQLKLYSQVDTDETALLYAATALSVSQAPQGLFHLQGSMQVLSDRLVESLKRDNGKLLMRHTVEQIHIEAGQTKGVTIRNQKTGESWFEPADHVVANVTVQNLVELLGETAPKGYRHRVDKLPPSSGAFVIYLGVDRSAIPEDCPPHLQFLYDYEGPIGENNSLFVSVSHEGDGRAPAGKATIIASSFTDTGAWKNTEDYEGMKQRYAAEAIDKLGRYFKLNADTIVYQESATPRTFQRFTARTDGIVGGIGQRIPTFGPFGFANRTPVQNLWLVGDSTHPGEGTAGVSYSALTVVRQIEALSS from the coding sequence ATGCAGAGCAAGTCAACCCGAAAAGTGGTCTCGATCGGTGCTGGAATTGGTGGTTTGACGGCGGCAGCGCTGTTGGCTCACCGAGGCTATGAAGTGTTAGTTCTGGATCAGGCACTCGTTCCTGGCGGTTGCGCTTCAACATTTAAACGCCAAGGATTTACGTTCGATGTCGGTGCAACTCAAGTCGCAGGATTGGAACCGGGCGGCATTCACCATCGAATTTTCTCGGAATTAGACATCGATCTTCCTGATGCAACCGATTGTGATCCGGCTTGTGCTGTTTTCCTTCCAGGTGAAACGGGTTCGATTCGAGTTTGGCGCGACCCGGAAAAATGGCAAGCTGAACGCCAAAAACAATTTCCTGGAAGCGAACCGTTTTGGCAACTATTAAATGATCTATTCCGCTACAGTTGGGCGTTTCAGTCCCGCGATCCAGTTCTGCCCCCTCGAAACGTTTGGGACTTGTGGCAACTGACGAAAGCGGTTCGACCAGATACGCTGCTCACTTTGCCGCATACGTTTTCAACCGTGGGCGATGCGCTTCGAGGTTACGGATTGGGGAGCGATCGACGTTTAAAGACCTTCCTCGATCTACAACTCAAACTCTATTCCCAAGTTGATACAGATGAAACGGCTCTCTTATATGCCGCGACTGCATTAAGTGTGTCTCAGGCTCCCCAAGGATTGTTCCATCTTCAGGGCAGTATGCAGGTATTGAGCGATCGATTAGTCGAATCTCTTAAACGTGATAACGGCAAACTCCTGATGCGGCACACGGTCGAGCAGATTCACATCGAAGCCGGTCAAACGAAAGGAGTCACGATTCGCAATCAGAAAACAGGCGAATCTTGGTTTGAACCTGCCGATCATGTCGTGGCAAATGTGACGGTGCAAAACTTAGTCGAACTGCTTGGAGAGACTGCACCAAAAGGATATCGTCATCGGGTCGATAAATTGCCACCTTCGTCTGGAGCATTCGTGATTTATTTGGGAGTCGATCGATCTGCAATTCCCGAAGATTGCCCACCGCATCTGCAATTTCTCTACGACTATGAAGGACCGATCGGGGAAAATAATTCTCTATTCGTTTCGGTCAGCCACGAAGGAGACGGACGTGCTCCCGCTGGAAAAGCGACGATTATTGCTTCATCGTTCACGGATACCGGAGCTTGGAAGAATACTGAAGATTATGAGGGAATGAAACAGCGGTATGCAGCGGAAGCGATCGACAAATTAGGACGCTATTTCAAACTGAATGCGGATACGATCGTCTATCAAGAATCTGCGACTCCAAGAACCTTCCAACGCTTCACCGCACGAACAGACGGAATTGTAGGCGGCATCGGTCAGAGAATTCCAACGTTTGGACCCTTTGGATTTGCGAATCGAACTCCGGTGCAAAATCTTTGGCTCGTTGGAGATTCCACACATCCGGGAGAAGGAACCGCAGGTGTAAGTTACTCTGCTTTGACCGTGGTGCGACAAATCGAGGCGTTATCGTCTTAA
- a CDS encoding hypothetical protein (similar to AA sequence:cyanobase_aa:LBDG_00300): MTRDRGIPNRRNRKPSSRPSQRAPIDKSSAQAVKERPQPEAKPERMAIVLDRFHKARKWLFSDWRALIALSLAVTGSATALSLAFLFKLPAVPNCPSIFWPLASASLRIHCAEIAAGKRTTKDLLEAIELVKTLPPDHPLYDETKRLIELWAQEILDLGEEAFQNGKLGDAIETANKVPKIGSAYTQVEGKIKRWKSIWSSAESLYRKAEDALRKEDWRSALTEAGRLLSIDNRFWQTTKYQELSNKITATREDITKLAKAKNLIESGGLQNFQEAIKLVSSIGNQSYVYQKAQEVLADAGQKMLDLAEAALDRRDLTTALDVIKQIPAAANLQKEVEDFEVLANAMGRVWNGSPEDYDAAIAQAQKIAAGRPFHNKAQQLIARWRTEKGEMAQLDRARQLSQSNRPEDLQAAIEAASQVSSSNPKSKEAQQIIDRITSDIQNQEDRPLIDQADQIANRGDANSLQQAIDILSRISSRRALGGEAADKRREYASQLQSIRDRERTLSQPSPSPSADPTVQNQENTSAEQILQDARSIAGGGTVDSVAEAIRRADAVSIASPMRPEAQSLINEWSQQLLQTAMSQASADPAGAIAIAQRIPLGTPAHDQAQTLIPLWQQGLRR; the protein is encoded by the coding sequence ATGACCAGAGATCGCGGCATTCCTAATCGTCGGAACCGGAAACCGTCTAGCAGACCGAGCCAACGTGCTCCGATCGACAAATCGTCTGCTCAAGCGGTGAAAGAGCGCCCCCAGCCTGAAGCAAAGCCCGAACGAATGGCGATCGTCCTCGATCGATTCCACAAGGCAAGAAAATGGCTCTTCAGCGATTGGCGGGCATTAATCGCTCTTTCTCTTGCCGTTACTGGAAGCGCAACCGCTTTATCTCTCGCATTTTTGTTCAAACTGCCTGCCGTTCCAAATTGTCCTTCAATCTTTTGGCCCCTCGCCTCGGCTTCTCTACGAATTCACTGTGCCGAAATTGCCGCTGGAAAACGCACGACAAAGGATTTACTCGAAGCGATCGAGCTTGTCAAAACTTTGCCACCTGATCACCCGCTCTACGACGAAACCAAGCGATTGATCGAGCTTTGGGCGCAGGAAATTCTCGATTTAGGCGAAGAAGCCTTTCAGAACGGCAAACTGGGGGATGCGATCGAGACCGCAAACAAGGTTCCAAAAATCGGCAGTGCTTACACACAAGTGGAAGGCAAAATCAAGCGGTGGAAAAGCATTTGGTCTTCGGCAGAATCGCTGTATCGCAAAGCAGAAGATGCTCTGAGAAAGGAGGATTGGCGATCGGCATTGACCGAAGCAGGACGACTCTTATCGATCGATAATCGATTCTGGCAAACCACGAAGTATCAAGAACTGAGTAATAAAATCACCGCCACTCGTGAAGACATTACCAAGCTTGCCAAGGCGAAAAATCTGATCGAATCAGGCGGGCTTCAGAATTTTCAAGAAGCGATTAAACTGGTTTCGAGCATTGGCAATCAGAGTTACGTTTACCAGAAAGCGCAGGAGGTTCTTGCCGATGCGGGTCAGAAAATGTTGGATCTGGCAGAGGCAGCCCTCGATCGTCGAGATTTGACCACGGCGCTGGATGTGATTAAACAAATTCCTGCCGCTGCCAATCTGCAAAAAGAAGTCGAAGATTTTGAAGTCTTAGCGAATGCGATGGGTCGCGTTTGGAATGGGTCGCCCGAAGATTACGACGCGGCGATCGCTCAAGCTCAAAAAATCGCTGCGGGTCGTCCTTTCCACAACAAAGCTCAACAACTAATTGCCCGTTGGAGAACCGAGAAAGGCGAAATGGCACAACTCGATCGCGCTCGTCAATTGTCTCAATCGAATCGACCCGAAGATCTCCAAGCCGCGATCGAGGCTGCTTCTCAAGTTTCGAGTTCTAATCCGAAGTCTAAAGAAGCTCAGCAGATTATCGATCGAATCACCAGCGATATTCAAAACCAAGAAGATCGACCGCTGATTGATCAAGCCGATCAAATTGCCAATCGAGGCGATGCGAATTCGTTACAGCAAGCGATCGACATTCTCAGCCGGATTTCGTCCCGACGCGCTTTAGGGGGAGAAGCCGCAGATAAACGGCGAGAGTACGCAAGTCAACTTCAATCCATTCGCGATCGAGAACGGACATTAAGCCAGCCTTCTCCCTCGCCTTCCGCTGATCCAACCGTTCAGAATCAAGAGAACACTTCCGCCGAACAAATTTTACAAGATGCCAGATCGATTGCAGGCGGTGGTACAGTCGATTCCGTTGCCGAAGCGATTCGTAGAGCCGATGCAGTCTCGATCGCGAGTCCGATGCGTCCAGAAGCTCAATCGCTGATTAATGAGTGGAGCCAGCAACTATTACAAACGGCAATGTCACAAGCAAGTGCCGATCCCGCTGGAGCAATTGCGATCGCCCAAAGAATTCCTCTAGGAACACCCGCTCACGACCAAGCTCAGACCCTGATTCCACTCTGGCAGCAAGGCTTAAGACGATAA
- a CDS encoding 3-oxoacyl-(acyl-carrier-protein) reductase 1 (similar to AA sequence:cyanobase_aa:LBDG_00310) — protein MGELEGKVAIVTGASRGIGRATALALASEGASVVVNYASSSGAADEVVAAITGNGGNAIALQADVSKVDQVDALVDGTMQKYSRIDVLVNNAGITRDTLLLRMKPEDWQAVIDLNLTGVFLCTRAVSKIMLKQRSGRIVNITSVAGQMGNPGQANYSAAKAGVIGFTKTVAKELASRGITVNAVAPGFIETDMTNDLKADEILKFIPLNRYGKPEEVAEMIRFLAASPAAGYITGQVMNVDGGMVMA, from the coding sequence ATGGGCGAATTAGAGGGAAAAGTCGCGATCGTAACGGGAGCATCACGCGGAATTGGACGGGCGACCGCGTTGGCGCTGGCAAGTGAAGGGGCGAGCGTAGTTGTGAATTATGCCAGTTCCAGTGGGGCGGCGGATGAAGTCGTGGCAGCGATTACTGGGAATGGGGGAAATGCGATCGCGCTTCAAGCTGATGTTTCTAAAGTGGATCAAGTCGATGCGCTGGTCGATGGCACGATGCAGAAGTATAGCAGAATCGATGTTCTAGTCAATAATGCTGGCATCACTCGCGATACGTTGCTCTTGAGAATGAAGCCTGAAGACTGGCAAGCGGTGATTGATTTGAACCTAACCGGAGTCTTTCTCTGTACCAGAGCCGTGAGCAAAATTATGCTGAAGCAGCGGAGCGGACGGATTGTGAATATTACGTCGGTTGCAGGACAGATGGGCAATCCGGGACAAGCGAACTATAGTGCAGCAAAAGCAGGCGTGATCGGGTTTACGAAAACCGTTGCGAAAGAATTGGCAAGTCGCGGCATTACGGTGAATGCGGTTGCTCCTGGATTTATTGAAACCGATATGACGAATGATCTGAAGGCGGATGAGATTCTTAAATTTATTCCGTTGAATCGGTATGGTAAGCCCGAAGAAGTGGCGGAAATGATTCGATTTTTGGCGGCTTCTCCTGCGGCGGGGTATATCACCGGACAAGTGATGAATGTGGATGGTGGTATGGTCATGGCGTAG
- a CDS encoding transcriptional regulator (similar to AA sequence:cyanobase_aa:all3171): MLPDENPIDLQESESSLKLFPRSPVQLAVWQDIFLVHHRQPAWEMPENHLAQHVLSINIGADRKIERVIDGRFQQEQFLSGNVAIYPAEVNYSLRWEKESEFLLLGIDPGWLSQIAIELFIPETVELMPLLSVHDPLIQNLALTLKAELDSPQIGGKLLVESIGQTLAIHLLRNYSSHRTQELPTYHGLPKYKLQQAINYIHEFLDRELSLSDLATVVQMSPFHFAHLFKESTGLAPHQFVIRCRVERAKELLLQGSLSIADIAAEVGFANQSHLTRHFKRIVGLTPREVLQKENVDRKNVQNLAKT, translated from the coding sequence ATGTTGCCCGATGAGAACCCGATCGATCTTCAAGAGTCTGAATCCTCGCTGAAATTATTTCCGCGATCGCCAGTTCAACTTGCAGTTTGGCAAGACATTTTTCTGGTGCATCATCGACAGCCTGCCTGGGAAATGCCTGAGAATCATCTGGCTCAACATGTTCTCAGTATTAATATTGGAGCCGATCGCAAAATTGAACGGGTGATCGATGGACGATTTCAGCAAGAACAGTTTCTCAGTGGCAATGTCGCGATTTATCCCGCTGAGGTGAACTACTCATTGCGGTGGGAAAAAGAATCTGAATTTCTGCTATTGGGCATTGATCCAGGCTGGTTGAGTCAAATTGCGATCGAGCTTTTCATCCCTGAAACCGTCGAATTGATGCCATTACTATCCGTTCATGATCCACTGATTCAAAATTTGGCATTAACGCTAAAAGCTGAATTGGACTCACCGCAGATCGGTGGAAAGCTGTTGGTTGAATCGATCGGGCAAACTTTAGCAATCCATTTACTGCGGAACTATTCGAGCCATCGAACTCAAGAGCTTCCGACTTATCACGGTCTACCCAAGTATAAGTTGCAGCAAGCGATCAACTATATTCATGAGTTTCTCGATCGAGAGTTGAGCTTGTCAGACTTAGCAACCGTTGTTCAGATGAGTCCGTTTCACTTTGCTCATTTATTTAAAGAATCGACTGGACTCGCACCCCATCAGTTTGTGATTCGATGTCGAGTGGAACGGGCAAAAGAACTATTACTTCAGGGTTCTCTTAGCATTGCGGACATCGCCGCTGAAGTGGGATTCGCTAATCAAAGTCATTTGACGCGGCACTTTAAGCGGATTGTGGGACTGACTCCGCGTGAGGTTTTACAGAAAGAAAATGTCGATCGCAAGAATGTACAAAATCTCGCAAAAACGTAG
- a CDS encoding oxidoreductase, zinc-binding dehydrogenase family (similar to AA sequence:cyanobase_aa:AM1_4994), with the protein MKAIQVKQFGTPDVLKLVELSDPTPAPGQVVIRVHAAGVSPLDTYVREQSHGAPTPSLPYIPGFEAAGTIASVGEDVTRYKVGDRVYTNVFMGAYAELLVQDAIAVYPLPDQVSFAQGTAAVNSYPTAHYALFNLAKATPDSTVFVHGASGAVGLAAVQIAQAAGMKVVGSAGSTQGMQLVEQEGAMLAVNHREPNYLEKAVEFTNSKGFDVILEMNATQKLADDVGLVAPFGRIIVIGGTDGAVTFDPTPILWKGASIIGLYIGLASPEEQAEIHAAIYAGLENGSLRPQVAEEFSIDQSSLAHETVRTAQSAGKIAIVF; encoded by the coding sequence ATGAAAGCTATCCAAGTCAAGCAATTTGGCACACCTGACGTTTTGAAACTCGTCGAACTTTCTGATCCGACTCCTGCACCTGGGCAAGTCGTGATTCGAGTTCATGCAGCGGGAGTCAGTCCGCTCGATACTTATGTTCGGGAACAAAGTCATGGTGCGCCAACCCCTTCACTGCCATATATTCCAGGATTTGAAGCGGCAGGAACGATCGCATCAGTTGGTGAAGATGTGACTCGATATAAGGTGGGCGATCGCGTTTATACGAATGTGTTTATGGGTGCGTATGCGGAATTGCTTGTGCAAGATGCGATCGCGGTTTATCCTCTGCCGGATCAGGTTTCTTTTGCTCAAGGAACAGCAGCAGTGAATTCTTATCCAACGGCACACTACGCGTTGTTCAATTTGGCAAAAGCAACTCCTGATTCGACTGTGTTTGTCCATGGAGCGAGTGGAGCCGTCGGACTAGCAGCGGTTCAGATTGCTCAGGCAGCGGGAATGAAAGTGGTGGGCAGTGCAGGCAGTACTCAGGGAATGCAGTTAGTCGAGCAAGAAGGCGCGATGCTGGCAGTAAATCACCGAGAACCAAACTATCTGGAAAAGGCGGTTGAATTCACCAATAGCAAAGGATTCGATGTGATTTTAGAAATGAATGCGACCCAGAAACTTGCAGATGATGTTGGGCTAGTTGCGCCGTTTGGTCGAATTATTGTGATTGGTGGCACAGATGGAGCCGTTACATTCGATCCCACACCAATTTTATGGAAGGGTGCAAGCATTATCGGACTGTATATCGGGTTGGCATCTCCAGAGGAACAAGCGGAAATTCATGCGGCGATTTACGCAGGATTGGAGAATGGATCGCTGCGTCCGCAAGTTGCAGAAGAATTCTCGATCGACCAATCTTCTCTAGCTCACGAAACGGTGAGAACGGCTCAAAGTGCTGGAAAAATTGCGATCGTATTTTAG
- a CDS encoding hypothetical protein (conserved hypothetical protein;~similar to AA sequence:cyanobase_aa:AM1_0833), with protein sequence MLNYALDYLFSYHLRLNPPEVIGPVPDGMRANAYVAEGTLNGEKVNGILRAGGGDWIDIRPDGVAITDVRGTIETDDGALIYLTYTGVMDLGEEGYSQATQGHFPKTARIHTTPRLQTAHPNYRWLNRLQCVGIAEINFETFEADFDVYALR encoded by the coding sequence ATGTTGAACTATGCGTTAGACTATCTTTTCTCTTACCATTTGCGGCTGAATCCACCGGAAGTCATTGGTCCTGTTCCAGATGGAATGCGAGCGAATGCTTATGTCGCAGAAGGAACATTGAATGGCGAAAAAGTGAACGGAATTCTCAGAGCAGGCGGCGGGGATTGGATCGATATTCGTCCGGATGGAGTGGCGATCACAGATGTGCGAGGCACGATCGAGACCGATGATGGTGCATTGATCTATCTCACCTACACAGGCGTGATGGACTTAGGCGAAGAAGGTTATTCCCAAGCGACTCAAGGACATTTTCCAAAAACTGCCAGAATTCATACCACTCCGCGACTTCAAACGGCTCATCCAAATTATCGATGGCTGAATCGCTTGCAATGTGTTGGAATTGCAGAAATTAACTTTGAAACGTTTGAAGCGGATTTTGATGTGTATGCACTGCGCTAA
- a CDS encoding NADP oxidoreductase, coenzyme f420-dependent (similar to AA sequence:cyanobase_aa:AM1_6147) gives MKIGVIGAGGIGGTIGTHWAKSGHEVFFSSRNPEKLSELITGENTHAGTVAEAAKFGDVILLACYYWTIDDAISAAGSLDGKILIDATNPYMREDGKIHRVPDASSGLEIAAKLPNTKVVKAYNTLPTATFANEAHRSEPYAVFYCGDDSEAKAIVSQLITDSGFVPVDTGNLAQVIHQEPGGVLYNHPMPATKAQSLLPSLR, from the coding sequence ATGAAAATTGGGGTCATCGGGGCTGGTGGAATTGGGGGCACGATCGGGACTCATTGGGCAAAGTCAGGTCATGAGGTGTTCTTTAGTTCTCGCAATCCAGAGAAGCTTTCTGAGTTGATCACAGGCGAAAACACTCATGCAGGAACAGTCGCAGAAGCGGCAAAGTTTGGAGATGTGATTTTGCTGGCGTGTTATTACTGGACGATCGATGATGCAATTTCCGCTGCTGGTTCACTCGATGGCAAAATTCTGATCGATGCGACGAATCCGTATATGCGTGAGGATGGCAAAATTCATCGCGTTCCGGATGCGAGTTCAGGGCTAGAAATTGCCGCAAAGCTGCCCAATACAAAAGTTGTGAAAGCTTACAACACGTTGCCAACAGCGACCTTTGCGAATGAGGCACATCGCTCTGAGCCTTATGCCGTGTTTTACTGTGGGGATGATTCGGAAGCGAAAGCGATCGTGTCTCAATTAATTACAGATAGCGGCTTTGTCCCAGTTGATACAGGCAATCTCGCTCAGGTGATTCACCAAGAACCAGGTGGCGTGTTGTATAACCATCCGATGCCCGCAACCAAAGCTCAAAGTTTGTTACCTTCTCTACGGTGA
- a CDS encoding hypothetical protein (similar to AA sequence:cyanobase_aa:Cyan7425_2939): MELRDRVQELLAFQQTNPTVQEIYDRFYDENVIVQENLQPPRRGRALSIDRQQQMNANVKEVHEVKVGAVLVDGDRSVIETHLDITTMDGYRIRIEELGMQTWKDGRIIHERYFYDPVNVKGKAEEINQLH, from the coding sequence ATGGAATTACGAGACAGAGTTCAGGAATTATTGGCATTTCAGCAAACGAATCCGACTGTTCAAGAGATTTACGATCGCTTTTATGACGAGAATGTGATCGTGCAGGAGAACCTACAGCCGCCGCGTCGGGGGAGAGCACTGAGTATCGATCGACAACAGCAAATGAATGCCAATGTAAAAGAAGTACACGAAGTGAAAGTTGGCGCGGTGTTAGTGGATGGCGATCGATCTGTGATCGAAACGCATTTGGACATTACAACAATGGACGGTTATCGCATTCGGATCGAAGAATTGGGAATGCAAACGTGGAAAGACGGGCGAATTATTCACGAACGCTATTTTTACGATCCGGTGAATGTCAAAGGCAAAGCTGAGGAAATTAATCAGCTTCACTGA
- a CDS encoding hypothetical protein (conserved hypothetical protein;~similar to AA sequence:cyanobase_aa:LBDG_00320), translated as MLNTILVALDVAANTPIAKSELSDQVLQTLEELHLESRSKVVLSHVVPANQSEVEIVVDRPTTDLEHFPYTQIEEQLHLYQQRLGCSSEVEIVTGDPAEEIVRLAKIHKADLIVLGSRGLTGMKRILLGSVSSQIVEDAPCSVLVVKPK; from the coding sequence ATGCTGAATACAATTCTTGTTGCGCTGGATGTGGCGGCGAATACTCCAATTGCAAAATCGGAACTGTCCGATCAAGTTCTGCAAACTTTGGAGGAATTGCACCTTGAATCGCGATCGAAGGTCGTTCTCTCTCATGTCGTTCCGGCGAATCAATCCGAAGTTGAAATTGTTGTTGATCGACCCACGACCGATCTCGAACATTTCCCCTACACGCAAATCGAAGAACAATTACATCTCTATCAACAACGGTTAGGTTGCAGTAGCGAAGTTGAAATTGTGACAGGCGATCCAGCCGAAGAGATTGTCCGACTCGCCAAAATTCACAAAGCAGATTTGATTGTATTAGGGAGTCGAGGATTAACCGGGATGAAGCGGATCTTACTCGGCTCAGTGAGTAGTCAAATTGTGGAAGATGCACCCTGCTCGGTTTTGGTCGTCAAACCGAAGTAA
- a CDS encoding phage SPO1 DNA polymerase-like protein (similar to AA sequence:cyanobase_aa:LBDG_09350), whose translation MSNDEQISLFDLPSAEPSTPSGFDPELIPTSAKIPIPSGTYQTMEQMGEHCNRCHRCDLGASRTHAVIGRGNLNAPIMIVGEGPGQTEDETGMPFVGRSGQLLDRILEAVHLTTEEHVFICNVVKCRPPENRTPTTDEAEACKGYLAEQIRMVDPKIILLTGATAMKALVGIKQGITKVRGQWIEKDDRFYMPIFHPAYLLRNQSKDKGSPKWLMWQDIQAVRSKLDEIQSS comes from the coding sequence ATGTCGAACGACGAACAAATTAGCCTATTTGATCTGCCTTCAGCGGAACCCTCGACTCCGAGCGGATTTGACCCGGAGTTGATCCCAACCAGCGCAAAAATTCCAATTCCATCAGGCACGTATCAAACGATGGAACAGATGGGCGAACATTGTAATCGCTGTCATCGCTGTGATTTGGGCGCGTCGCGAACTCATGCAGTCATCGGACGTGGCAATCTCAATGCCCCGATCATGATTGTTGGGGAAGGTCCGGGACAGACTGAGGATGAGACGGGAATGCCGTTTGTGGGACGATCGGGGCAATTGCTCGATCGTATTCTCGAAGCGGTTCATCTCACGACCGAGGAACACGTTTTCATCTGTAACGTAGTGAAGTGCCGTCCACCAGAGAATCGAACTCCCACGACGGATGAGGCGGAAGCGTGTAAAGGGTATTTGGCTGAGCAGATTCGCATGGTCGATCCCAAGATTATTCTGTTGACTGGGGCGACTGCGATGAAAGCGTTAGTGGGAATTAAGCAGGGGATTACGAAAGTTCGGGGACAGTGGATTGAAAAAGACGATCGCTTTTATATGCCCATTTTTCACCCTGCTTATCTGTTGAGAAATCAATCGAAGGACAAGGGCAGCCCAAAATGGCTAATGTGGCAAGACATTCAAGCGGTTCGATCCAAGTTGGATGAGATTCAATCTAGCTAA
- a CDS encoding hypothetical protein (hypothetical protein PCC7424_1295;~similar to AA sequence:cyanobase_aa:LBDG_17570) yields the protein MLLNEKQQRILEIIDAGNTTGESIASAIGSSMQMIRYYLDTLSEDGYLKVAKVYDNATREFQVVRAYLTDKGKASIVKTPSPVVAAPTDDIGLIIEALDRIQPIVESLPIDRAEVACVYLEDLQNEMKVAYRRKPQRIKAYFLALVGTALPMIQQTGQAGVFIANVRFLSGQFNVSVRLPENVS from the coding sequence ATGCTATTGAACGAAAAACAACAGCGAATTTTAGAAATCATTGATGCCGGAAATACGACAGGAGAGAGTATTGCCAGCGCGATCGGTTCTTCGATGCAGATGATTCGCTACTATCTCGATACCCTGTCAGAAGATGGTTATCTCAAAGTTGCCAAAGTCTACGACAATGCAACCCGCGAATTTCAAGTAGTCAGAGCATATTTGACGGATAAGGGAAAAGCCTCGATCGTTAAAACGCCCTCTCCAGTTGTTGCCGCTCCAACCGATGACATTGGATTGATTATTGAAGCGCTCGATCGTATTCAACCAATCGTAGAAAGTTTGCCTATCGATCGAGCCGAAGTCGCTTGTGTCTATCTCGAAGATTTGCAGAACGAAATGAAAGTCGCTTATCGTCGCAAACCTCAACGGATTAAAGCTTATTTTCTGGCATTAGTGGGAACTGCCCTCCCCATGATTCAGCAAACGGGTCAGGCAGGAGTGTTTATCGCAAATGTGCGGTTTCTGTCGGGTCAGTTTAATGTGAGCGTGAGATTGCCTGAGAATGTTAGCTAG
- a CDS encoding photosystem II reaction center protein N (ab initio prediction:Prodigal:2.6;~similar to AA sequence:cyanobase_aa:Ava_4451), which yields MDLSQMEPAFALNISICAAIVGLTGFAIYTAFGPPSANLEDPFEDHED from the coding sequence ATGGATTTATCCCAGATGGAGCCTGCATTCGCGTTAAATATTTCGATTTGCGCGGCGATCGTTGGACTGACCGGATTTGCAATTTACACAGCGTTTGGTCCTCCTTCCGCGAATCTGGAAGACCCATTTGAAGATCATGAAGACTAA
- a CDS encoding hypothetical protein (similar to AA sequence:cyanobase_aa:LBDG_31050) encodes MQITIDLPQDLQTHLIEQAQQLNLSIETLILQSLQERFQSPDPDETPTEVVIEGIHQGLHEASTGQTIPLSQMWDGIDAECSVMPSF; translated from the coding sequence ATGCAGATTACGATCGATCTTCCTCAAGACTTGCAAACTCACCTGATTGAACAAGCTCAACAACTCAATTTGTCGATCGAAACTTTAATTCTTCAATCTCTTCAAGAACGGTTCCAGTCTCCAGATCCAGACGAGACTCCAACCGAAGTTGTGATTGAGGGAATTCATCAGGGCTTGCACGAAGCGTCTACTGGACAAACCATTCCACTCTCGCAGATGTGGGATGGAATTGATGCCGAGTGCTCTGTTATGCCTTCTTTTTGA